The genomic DNA AGTATTTGCCCAACGATGGTTCAGCAAATGCAATCGGTCAGTAAAGCATTTGAAAAGGACGACCGTGTGGGGCTGCTGTCTTTTTCAGTAACGCCGTGGTATGATACTCCAGCCGTGATGCAGGCTTTTAAGAAATCTTATGAAATCAGTGACCCGAACTGGCATTTTTTGACGGGTAAGCAAAGTGAGATTTACCAACTCGCCCGACAGGCTTATTTTGCGGAAGAAGACATTGGCTACAGCCGCGACAGTACCGACTTTTTGCACACGGAACATTTAATTTTGGTGGATGCCGATAAGCGAATTCGTGGGATTTACAATGGCACTTTGGCTTTGGATGTTCAGCAGCTGATCGCTGATATCCACTGCTTGCGAAAAACACTTTGATCGTGGCTATAAAGGGGCTGTTGCATCATTTTTTTGGCCTGAATAACAAGCCGATGACACATTCATAACATCGGGTTTGCACCGAGAAAACAAACAACGAAATGCCTATGAGGCAACAGCCCTTTTTTATTGGCAGCCCAAGTTTACAACTCCTCCTGTACCATTCCGCAGTGCAACATCTTGTCGCCGAAATAAGGATTGTTGATTTCCTTTTCTTTGGCCAGCCAAAAAGCGCCCTTATTGTCGAAGGCCATCGGGCAGAACTGTTTGTAAACCGTTGCGCCGTCGGTCTTATTATTTTTTACCAACATATACATCTGCTGAGAGAGTACCTCGAACTGCTTGCGTTGCTCTTTTACATCTTTAGCCGAAGCAATCGCGCGGGTGGAGGCAAACAACTGCCCAGCGTCGTTGGCTTCGAGAACTTTTACAAAGGCCAGCGCTTTTTTGGAGGCGGTTTCAGGCTCGGTCTTCACCAAAGCATCTTTGATTTCGAAGTAGCCCGCCAATAATTTTTGTGTGCCGTCGGCAGAAACATTGTCATTGGCTTCATGTGATACGGTGGTATCGGTGGTCGTTGTCATTTCTGTTGCGTGATCGTGCCCCGCATGATCTTCTTTTTTCTGTTCGCCTTCGCAGGCAAATAAAATGCTGACGATCAAAAGTAAACAAAGGTTGGTTAGGTTTTTCATTGTTGAGTTCATTTATGTAAATGTTTAATTAAAGGTAGGAATAATAATTTTAATATTTTGAAATCAATATAGGGGCGAGCTTAAGTGCTCGCCCTAAATAATTAAATAAAATACGTTTAGGGCTGTTGCACAATTGCCAATTGATTATCAATACCCAAATTTTATTCTGCCGCTTATGTACTACGGGTTAAAACCCGCAGCTATTACGAAATGTACCTTTGGTACACCAGTCCTGAAAGGATTTTTCACAATAGACATGGAATTCATTCCATGGTAAATAAAGGCATGATCAAATTTTATTTGGTTTGATATATTGCGAAGCCAGTTGTGCGACAGCCCCTAAAATATCGATCAACCTATTTCACCACCCCCGTCCGATACCCACACTTCAGCATCTTCGAACCAAAATAAGGGTTTAACACCTGATCGGTTGTGTCGAGCCAGTCGGCACCTTGATCCCCATCCGCCATCGGGCAGTGGATGATGTACACGGTCGGGAAGGCATCGAAGGCTTTTACGAAAGCGATCATCGTCGAAGAGAAGGGCTTGAACGTTTTCCGAAGCTCATCCATATTTTTTGCCGAGGACAAATGCTTGCTGATCGGATCGAAATGATGTGCAAACATCTGCATCCGTTCGTTGGCTTCTGCCTTCAGTTTTAACGCTTTCATCTTTTGATAATTTGTAACCCAATCGTTGGATGCCTTTTGAGCCGAAGCAAAATCATCCGAAGCCAATGCCTTTTTGATTTGTAAATAATCATTCAACAAGGCTTCGAAGATTTGTTGATTTGCCGAGGACAATTGAGCCCGCTGATCGAAAGTCATTTTCATCCCGTGGTGCTCATGTTTCATCTTCATCCCCTTATCCATCTTCATGTCCATTTTCATTCCCGGCATATTCATTTTAGGGGCACCGCCACCTTCAGGGCTCATCATGCTTGGCTTGCCTGCCAACTGCGCCGAAGCATCCACACTGAAAGCGCCTTCGGTAACCACCTCTTCGCCTTCGGTCAATCCACTCAACACCTCATATTGGTCGCCCATTCTTTTACCCAATTCAATTTCCCGCATGCGGAAATAAAGTTGATCGGCTGTTTTTTGCTGAACATACACTACTGAACGCTTGCCGGTCCATAGCACGGCGGAAGCGGGCACCAATAATTTTTCTGCTTGGCTTTCGCTATTGAGCTGCACCTTTCCACGAACAAAAGTCTCAGGCTTTAGCACCATATCCGAATTTTTCAACAACAATCGGGCATGTGCCACCCGCGTTTTCGGGTTCACCACCGGATCTACAAAATCAATTGTGCCCTCATATTTTTTCGAAGGCTGACCTGCAACAGTGTAGCTCACTTTTGTTCCTTTTTTCACCAAAGACAATTGTGATTCATACACTTCAAACTGTACCCAAAGGTGTTTCAGATCGGCAATCTCAAACATCGGATGTCCTTCCATCAGGTGATCGCCCACATTGACCATCTTTTTCATCACCACGCCCGAAACATCCGCCAAGATCGGGAAGCTCTCCTGTACTTTGCCCGAAGCGATGATCTTTTCAATCTGAGCATCCGTCAGCTTCCAGTTTTTCAGCTTCCGTTTGGCTGACGCCCAAAGCGCCGGCTGACTGTCCCTGAACTTTTGCGCCTGAAAAAGTTCTTCTTGCGCCGTTACCAAGGCAGGCGAATAAATTACCGCCAAGGGTTGACCCTTGCGCACATAATCACCCGTGAAATTCACGGACAGCCCATCCACGCGACCCGCAAAGTGCGCCACCTGCGTGAACACCTTTCGCTCATCGGGCGCAATCTTTCCATTCAGTGCAAGGGTATTCTCTGCTGAAGCTTCGCCCACGGTGGTTGTTTCTACCGATGCTAAAGCCATCGCCTGCGGACTCATCTTCACTGCATCAACATCAACTTGTTCGCCCTGCTCATGATCCACGGGAATCAGTTCCATCCCGCAGATCGGGCAATCGCCAGGATGATCCAGGCGAACAGACGGGTGCATCGCACAGGTGTAAGTCGTTTTTTGTTCCGATTTTTCGGTAGCTATAACTTCTTTTTCGGATGGTTTTTGGAAAAAGAATCGCCCGATTAATAGCCCTGCGAGAAGAAGCGCAAGGTAGCCGGCGGTTTGTTTATTGATATATTTTTTGATCATGATTTTTTTATTTTTTTGACTATCTAAAACCTATCGCGAGAGTCCTTCTCGTGATAGGTCTCTGTTTGTGTGTTATAGACCATGATTACCTTGATTTACAGGATTACCATGATTTTTATTTATTCTTATTTCAATGGGTAGGGACGTTGCATGCAACGTCCGTACGTTAGTACAAAATAATCTGTTATCATTGTTGGTCGTAGACAGGAGCCTACGACCAGTAAAGTGTTATAGACCATGATTACCTTGATTTACAGGATTACTATGATTTTTTATTTATTCTTTTGTTGATTATTGATGGGTAGGGACGTTGCATGCAACGTCCGTACGTTAGTACAAAATAATCTGCCATCATTGTTGGTGGTAGGGTCAGACCCAATGTCATTAAGTTAAGAAACAGCCGATCATTTATTCGAAGTTATGGTTTTATAACAGGTTAAACCTTAGCAAATACTAAGAAGTATGATTTGAAAGATCATTAGCACATACCTCAGGTATCTATTTTTATATCCCGAAGGGATTACACTACATAGCGAGGGGTGAAACCCCTCGAAATACCAACCCTAAAACCTATAACCCTGAAAGGGTGCTACTCTTTATTTGTATAGAAATTTATATTACGCCCTTTCAGGGCTCAGCATTTCGTAGGCCATTTTCCCGGGGTTTCACCCCGGGCTATGATATGTCATCCCTTCGGGATTTTCCTTTCATTGGTCAAATTAATACATGCCTTTAAGCAATAAGCCCTTAACTTAATGACATTGGGGTCAGACCAATGTGTCTGACCTGAACGTGTTTTTTATTTCTTTAAGGGCTGACACGCAGGTCAGCCCCTACAGCGCCTAAATAAAATTTTTGTTGTTTCAATTTCCCCCCAACAAATACCCCAACTCCGCCAAGGCATTCTGATACTTGGTCCATGCGCTTGCCTTTCGCTTTTTGTACTGAAGCAACTGCTGTTGCATCCGCAAAACCTCCTCGAAATCTTTACCTGAATTGGCATAAGCAGTGTACAAAAGGTCGAGCGTCTGCTGACTTTCAACATACTGCGCCTGATACAAATTATAATACTGCACCTGACTTTCGATTTCAAAAACAGCCTGTTCATAATCGCTCTTCAGCTGATCCCGAACCGCCTCTTGCTGAAACTGCCACTGCTGTTGCGAAAGCTCGGCGGACTGCTTCATCGCCTTATATTTTTTGCGAAAAATCGGTAGGCTTACCGACACCATCGGCATCAGCGCATCCTGCCCCGAAGATTCAGCGGGCATATCCGATTGCCCGACGATCATATAATCCAGACCGATGCCAAGCTTTGGAGCGCCCAACTTTCGGGCGACTTGCGCCTGCGCTTCGCCTGCCTCTACCATTTTCTGCATGGCCAATATTTCAGGATGCTGAGCAAAGGCACTGTCCATTTGCGCCTGTGCTTCCCATTGCAAAGTATCAGGGTAGGCGAGCACGGGTAGTTCAACGCTTGCCTCCATCGGTTGGTGCAGGTAGCGGTTGAAGCTTGCCAGCAAAGGCTTTACTTTTTGCTGAATCACTTTCAGATTGACCTGCGCCTCCTTCAGCATCATATCCACCCGCAGGACATTCGCCATGCTTCCTTCATTATTTTCAAACTTGCTCAGGGCAATATTTTTATAAGCCGACAGCAATTGAATATTTTCCTGCTCGATCCGTTCCATCGTCTGTTGCTCGATCAAAGGATTGTATGCCTTGCAGAGTTGATACCGAATTTTTTGCTGAGCATCAATAAATTGTTGGTACTGTGCCTCCGCCCGCAAATGCGCCACCGAAGCTTTCGCCTTTTGCGTTCCGAACCACGGGAACTGTTGCATCAGCGAAAACTTGGCGCGTTGCGGTCCGTTGCGGGTTTCGATCGGGCGAATGAAATATCCCATTGACAATTGCGGATCGGGCAAGCCTTGCACCTCGGCCACCTTTTCCATCGACTGCTCAAAGGCTTTGTATTGTGCCTGAAGCGTCGGATTGTTTTGCATCGCCTGCTCGATGTAGTGCTCGGGGACTTGGGCTTTTGCTAATAGTGGAAGGAAAAGGAGAAAGGTGTAAAGAGGAACTTGTTTTATTGTCCACAGATTACGCAGATTTCCACAGATTTTTTTATACTCTTTGAGTTGAATCCCCTTGTTCGCTGTAGAGGCCCTTTTTGGTTCAAGCGTCTCGCTTGGATCAATTTTTTTCAGAGTTTGAGTTTTGCTTACTGTACGGGCGCACCTATGTGTGTGCCCAAGCCCTACCTTATTCCAGAGAGATTTGGATAGACACATAGGTCTATCCTTACAGTGTATATAATTTTTTGATCCAAGCGGGACGCTTGAACCAGAGGTGGTTTTTAGTTCAAGCGTCTCGCTTGGACTAAAATATTTTTTCACATTAAATTTCATGATCCTAAATCTTCCATTGAACCATCATTTTTCTTTTTCAATTGCCATTCAGCGCGCCAACAATACAGCACGGGCACAATGAAAAAAGTAATCGAAGCCACCAGCATGCCCCCAAACGAAGGAATCGCCATTGGGATCATGATGTCCGAGCCCCGACCGGTGGAGGTCAGTACAGGCAAGAGCGCAATGATCGTTGTGGCGGAAGTCATGATCGCAGGCTTGATGCGTCGCTGACCAGCCTTGACGACCGCCTGACGGATTTCCATTTTATTTTCGGGGGAATATTTTTTAAAACTTTGATCCAGATAGGTGGCAATCAAAACCCCATCGTCGGTGGCGATACCGAAGAGGGCGATGAAGCCGACCCAAACGGCCACACTCAGGTTAATGGTGTGCATCTGAAACAGCTCCCGCATGTTTACGCCCATGAAAGAAAAGTCGGCAAACCATGATTGTCCATAGAGCCAAAGCATCAGGAAGCCACCACTGAAGGCCATTGATATTCCGCAGAAAACCATCAGCGAAGTGCCAACAGATTTGAATTGGAAATATAAAATCAGGAAGATAATCAACAGGACGATGGGCATGATCACTGCCAGTCGTTGTTCGGCGCGCACCTGATTTTCATAGCTTCCCGAGAACTGATAGCTGACGCCTGCAGGAACTTTCAAACGCCCCGCATCAATCGCCTGCTCAATGGCTTTTTGTGCATCATTGACTACTTCTACCTCAGAATGTTGAGGCATTTTATCAAACAAAACATAGCCCAACAAGAAAGTATTTTCACTCTTGATCGCCTGCGGACCTCTTTCATAAGCAATCTCGGCGAGCTGTCGCAAAGGGATCTGTGCACCCGTTGGGGTGGAGATCAAAATCTTTCCGATCGCTTCGGGATTGTCGCGAAGCTCACGAGGGTAGCGCACCCGAACGGCATAACGCTCACGCCCCTCAATGGTGGTGGTCATCTGCATGCCCCCGACCGTGGTGGCGATCATTTTCTGAATAGCCTCCATCGACAAACCATAGCGGGCAATTTGTTCCCGATTAGGTTTGATTAGCAAGTAGGGCTTGCCCACAATCCGATCGGCAAAGACGGCTTCCTTTTTTACTGAAGGCACCTGCTTTAGAATATCTTCGAGTTTGATCCCGAAATCCTGAATGGTCGGCAGGTCGGGACCAAATACTTTGATGCCCATCGGTGCACGCATCCCCGTTTGCAACATCACCAGTCTCGTTTCGATCGGTTGAAGTTTGGGCGCAGAAGTTACCCCAGGAATTTTCGATACCTTGGCAATTTGCTTCCAAATATCATCAGGACTTTTGATTTCCTTGCGCCAGTTGCGGTACAGCCTTCCGTCTTGATTTTCAATCAAATCGCTTTGCTTCAGCTTGGCCTTCAAACCTTCGGCATTGGAAAGGTGTCGCCCGTCGGTAGTGATGAATTTGTTTTCCTCATCCACTTTGAAGCGCAGGCGCTCGCCATAGGCATCGGTCATGAACTCGGGTTTGTAATTGATCACATTCTCAAACATGGAGATCGGTGCAGGGTCCAAAGCTGAATTCACACGCCCCATCTTCCCGACGGTCATATCGACCTCAGGAATATTGGTCAATAGTTTATCCAACTGCCCAACCACTTTTCGGTTGTAACTTACGCCCGAATGAGGCATCGAAGTAGGCATCAACAAAAAGCTTCCTTCGTTCAGCGAAGGCATGAACTCCTTGCCTGTACCCGGAAATTCGTCTGACAAATCTTTCCAAAGGGCTGTCGAACGAACCGACCAGCTAATCGTTTCCATTGGTTTGGCAAACCATGAGAAGGTCGCATTGAATCCCTGCCAGATCAGTAGCCCGAAGAAGATCACGAAAATTGGAACGCTCAGGAATTTGATTTTATTGTTCAAACACCATAG from Persicobacter psychrovividus includes the following:
- a CDS encoding SCO family protein; its protein translation is MYRTVWLLISSLLLWSCQSGAEKTVEASTMLPYYNEPTFTPLFLSAPEEIEAGITHKISPFKLLNQDSLLLDQHWIEGKIHVASFIFTTCGSICPTMVQQMQSVSKAFEKDDRVGLLSFSVTPWYDTPAVMQAFKKSYEISDPNWHFLTGKQSEIYQLARQAYFAEEDIGYSRDSTDFLHTEHLILVDADKRIRGIYNGTLALDVQQLIADIHCLRKTL
- a CDS encoding DUF3347 domain-containing protein; this translates as MKNLTNLCLLLIVSILFACEGEQKKEDHAGHDHATEMTTTTDTTVSHEANDNVSADGTQKLLAGYFEIKDALVKTEPETASKKALAFVKVLEANDAGQLFASTRAIASAKDVKEQRKQFEVLSQQMYMLVKNNKTDGATVYKQFCPMAFDNKGAFWLAKEKEINNPYFGDKMLHCGMVQEEL
- a CDS encoding efflux RND transporter periplasmic adaptor subunit; protein product: MIKKYINKQTAGYLALLLAGLLIGRFFFQKPSEKEVIATEKSEQKTTYTCAMHPSVRLDHPGDCPICGMELIPVDHEQGEQVDVDAVKMSPQAMALASVETTTVGEASAENTLALNGKIAPDERKVFTQVAHFAGRVDGLSVNFTGDYVRKGQPLAVIYSPALVTAQEELFQAQKFRDSQPALWASAKRKLKNWKLTDAQIEKIIASGKVQESFPILADVSGVVMKKMVNVGDHLMEGHPMFEIADLKHLWVQFEVYESQLSLVKKGTKVSYTVAGQPSKKYEGTIDFVDPVVNPKTRVAHARLLLKNSDMVLKPETFVRGKVQLNSESQAEKLLVPASAVLWTGKRSVVYVQQKTADQLYFRMREIELGKRMGDQYEVLSGLTEGEEVVTEGAFSVDASAQLAGKPSMMSPEGGGAPKMNMPGMKMDMKMDKGMKMKHEHHGMKMTFDQRAQLSSANQQIFEALLNDYLQIKKALASDDFASAQKASNDWVTNYQKMKALKLKAEANERMQMFAHHFDPISKHLSSAKNMDELRKTFKPFSSTMIAFVKAFDAFPTVYIIHCPMADGDQGADWLDTTDQVLNPYFGSKMLKCGYRTGVVK
- a CDS encoding TolC family protein → MQNNPTLQAQYKAFEQSMEKVAEVQGLPDPQLSMGYFIRPIETRNGPQRAKFSLMQQFPWFGTQKAKASVAHLRAEAQYQQFIDAQQKIRYQLCKAYNPLIEQQTMERIEQENIQLLSAYKNIALSKFENNEGSMANVLRVDMMLKEAQVNLKVIQQKVKPLLASFNRYLHQPMEASVELPVLAYPDTLQWEAQAQMDSAFAQHPEILAMQKMVEAGEAQAQVARKLGAPKLGIGLDYMIVGQSDMPAESSGQDALMPMVSVSLPIFRKKYKAMKQSAELSQQQWQFQQEAVRDQLKSDYEQAVFEIESQVQYYNLYQAQYVESQQTLDLLYTAYANSGKDFEEVLRMQQQLLQYKKRKASAWTKYQNALAELGYLLGGN
- a CDS encoding efflux RND transporter permease subunit gives rise to the protein MIKFFLHNRLVTVLLMLALVVWGIITAPFGWKIGGLPSDPVAIDAIPDIGENQQIVFTEWPGHSPQDIEDQVSYPLTTYLLGLPGVKSVRSSSVFGFSSIYVIFKEDVEFYWSRSRILEKLNALPAGLLPAGVSPTLGPDATALGQVFWYTIEGRDQNNQPTGGWSLQDIRSAQDFLVKYGLNAVEGVAEVASIGGYVKEYQVDVDPDALNAYHLSLSQVMKAVQQSNKDVGAKTVEINQVEYLIRGLGLIKSTKDIEEAVVAVQNNVPVRVKDVAHVKLGPANRRGLLDKDGAEAVGGVVVARYGANPLQVINKLKEKIKQMAPGMPEKTLKDGRVSKLTIVPFYDRSTLIHETLGTLREALSMEVLISILVVIVMVINLRASLLISSLLPIAVLSVFIVMRYAGVDANIVALSGIAIAIGTMVDLGIVMSENIIKHLDEAPPEQKLIDTIYIGAKEVGSAIITAVATTIVSFVPVFTMQASEGKLFRPLAFTKSFALLSALVVSLLILPTLAYWFFGWKIRSERMKLFLGIGGIVTGLVLLTFRQWFGGWMLFFYGLIPLYQKFIAPKVPQNKWTQWTNHLEAIISIIGVVSLLAKYWMPLGANESLWRNFIFVALIVGLILFLFYLLEVNYKRMLLWCLNNKIKFLSVPIFVIFFGLLIWQGFNATFSWFAKPMETISWSVRSTALWKDLSDEFPGTGKEFMPSLNEGSFLLMPTSMPHSGVSYNRKVVGQLDKLLTNIPEVDMTVGKMGRVNSALDPAPISMFENVINYKPEFMTDAYGERLRFKVDEENKFITTDGRHLSNAEGLKAKLKQSDLIENQDGRLYRNWRKEIKSPDDIWKQIAKVSKIPGVTSAPKLQPIETRLVMLQTGMRAPMGIKVFGPDLPTIQDFGIKLEDILKQVPSVKKEAVFADRIVGKPYLLIKPNREQIARYGLSMEAIQKMIATTVGGMQMTTTIEGRERYAVRVRYPRELRDNPEAIGKILISTPTGAQIPLRQLAEIAYERGPQAIKSENTFLLGYVLFDKMPQHSEVEVVNDAQKAIEQAIDAGRLKVPAGVSYQFSGSYENQVRAEQRLAVIMPIVLLIIFLILYFQFKSVGTSLMVFCGISMAFSGGFLMLWLYGQSWFADFSFMGVNMRELFQMHTINLSVAVWVGFIALFGIATDDGVLIATYLDQSFKKYSPENKMEIRQAVVKAGQRRIKPAIMTSATTIIALLPVLTSTGRGSDIMIPMAIPSFGGMLVASITFFIVPVLYCWRAEWQLKKKNDGSMEDLGS